TTGCCttttggagcagagctgaggagacAAATTCCACCCCATTCCCTCTCCCATCTCGTTAAcccttggagcagcagggctgcaaatCCCTCTGGAACAGCCCGAGGAGCTCACTTTGGGCACAAAGCATTCCCTCCCACCCTTCCACTGGGATTTTTAACCCTCTCCTACCTGCGCTCCCCGCGGCTCTCGGGCTGCTCGGGCACCCAGCAATAATTATCGGCCGCGTTTTTGGCCGGAGGCTTCTCCCTCCTGGCCGCCCTTTTCCTGCAAGCCACGAGCGCCAGGGCGAAcgccagcaggagcaggatggccACCAGGCTGCCCACGATGTAGTAGAGCAGCAGCCGCGGCCCGTCGGCGCTGTGCTCGTCCGAGCCGGCCCCCAATCCCGCCGTGGGCATTCCCAGAGAACGCGGGATGCCCGTGGTCCATGGGATGCGCGTGGTGCGGGGGATGCCGGAGCTCTGTGGGATGCCGGAGCTCTTTGGGATGCTGCCGGAGCTCTGTGGGATGACAGTGGAGCTCTGTGGGATGACAGTGGAGCTCTCTGGGATGCTGGAGCTCTCTGGGATTCTGTTTGGGATCGCCTCTCCGGGGCTGCAGCCGTGGCCATCCGCGTCCCGGAGGGAGCCAGGCGGGCACAGGCACTCGTAGCCGCCGGGGAAGTTGCGGCAGGCGCCGGGACACGGATCCCGCAGGCATTCATCCACATCCAGGCAGGAATCTCCTCCCGGCTGCCGCTGGAAGCCGGGCCGGCAGGTGCAGCGGAAGGAGCCGGGAATGTTGATGCAGAGCTGCGGGCACGCGTGGGGCTGGGCACACTCGTCCACGTCGTGGCACTGGTGGCCAGCGGGCCCCGCGGGGCGGTAGCCGGGCCGGCAGAGGCACTGGAAGCCGCCGGGAATGTTGTGGCACTGGTGCTGGCACGGCCCCGACTCGCACTCATCCACATCCGAGCACCCGCGCCCGTCGGCCGCCAGGGCGTAGCCGGGCTCGCAGCCGCACTCGAAGCCGCCGGGCCGCGGGCggcaggagccctggcaggggttGGGGTGGCAGGAATCCTCGGCGAGGCAGGAGGCCATGTCGGCGGCCAGCACGTAGCCGGGGTGGCAGGCGCAGCGCGGGGGCTCGCCGGGCAcgtccaggcagagctgctggcagcccccGTTGTGGTGCCCGCAGTCCACGGGGCACAGCGGACCCGGCGGGTGCCAGGCGAAGCCGCCCCCGGCCAGCGGCCCCTTGCAGACGGCGAAGGCCGCGGCCCGGCCGCTGTCGCACCGCACCTCGGCCAGCGTGCCGAAGGGAGCGGCGGCCAGGCGGGCGCTGCGCACCCCGAACGGCGTGGCGTAGGTGACCGTGCCTCGGCCGGCCAGCGGCAGGAGCCCGCACATGCCCTGGAAGCTGAACTTGCAGAGGAAGGCCGGCAGCGTGCTCCGGCAGGCCCGGTCGGCCCAGCCGGCGGGGCCGTGCGGCCCGGGCGGCTTCAGGGCCACGCAGCGGGCGCTCACGCAGGTGACGGCCGGCTCGGATGCCCACTGCGAAAAgttgccctgctcccctccgGCCACCCAGGAGAAGCCTCGCAGCGGCTCCTGCGGCCGCACGCAGTGGCCCCGGGGCAGGGTGAGCCCGAGCCAGGCCGGGCCGGCCCAGCCGGcgctggccagcagctcccgCAGCCGCTCGGCCTCGCCCGCGCTGCCCGCCGGAGCCAGGTTGCCTCCGTTATCCTGGCAGCGCTCCTGGGCGTTTTTCCAGTTGCTCTCATCCCGGTGCAGGGTGTAGCAGGCGCTGTCGGCGCACAGCACCTCCGCGTCCTCCCCTCCGCAGcgccaggccagcagcagcagcagcagcaggagcggcCGGAGCGTGGCCATGCCGCCGGACAAGTGGACAAATGACCAGCGGAGTCACATCCCGCTGTCCCGCCGAGCTCTCCCGAAACACATCCTGTGCTCCAGGCTTTCCTATTTATCACCGGAGGCCGCGGCTTCCTGTAGCGTGCACCCCGTTGTGCTTCCCGGCTTCCCTTTGTAAGAAACACGTTGGCTCTCCTGTAAAAATTCacaaagtttaataaaggacaacaggagacaaagaaaagcaaagattaTGGCAAGGTGCATCTTGGCACTCAGCCAAGAGCACCCCCTCACCTTCGGGACACCCTTTAAACACCTTTTCCATTACCTCGGTCCTTTGCGTCTTCACAGATCCTGAGGCATATCCATAAGGAAGGCAGTTTACATATCCCGGGAGCTGTTTTGCACGGTCGCTCCTCGGGTCCGCCTCTCCAGAGCATGCGTGTCCCTCGGGTGTGGTTTGGGTTCCTCTTTATCGCTTCCAATTCGGGCCTTGGTCCGTAATTTCATCAGAGGGCAGATGCTGATAGTCGGCATATCAGCAGCAGGGTCCTCATGGCACGTTTGCTGGATGTTATCCCGACCAAACAGAATTCACTCATACCCACATCAGCTACCCCTATTGCTCTAAGATTTTGttaatagcagaaataaaatcaaagttaTTTTAACATTACACACGCAGCATTCACCCTAATATTTACAAAAAGCCAACAGTACAATATGTATTTATAGCACCTTTCCCGCTGGCTCCTTGCTCCCATCCCAAAGTTTTGGGTATGACACGCTGCGTTCCtgcttttatgcttttatttttgtggtgttcctgctttttttttatttttttttcccccctccaagAATTTGATTTATTCCCTCCGGCAGCAGCTGAGTTTTCCAAGCCCTAATAGGGGCCGAGATTTTTCAGGCACGTGTTGctaaaaggggaaggaaaacatCCCGGCTAAAAAGCCGTGGGATCCGTGGATAGCAGCCTCTAAAAAAGAGGGAATATTTGACGCGGCCTCTCCCGCGCATGCTCAAAGATTCCAgcatattttcccatttccttaaATAGATGGAAGAGCCCTCAAATAGGAGCTGGGTCGTGGGAAGGTCCTGGGAATACCGGGATGGAGCCAAGCTCAGCCGGGCTCTGGTGGCATCCCAAGCAGCACTGTCCTGGCATCCCATGGATGAGGATTCCTCACGGAATTcgaggtttgggctggaaaagctcatccatgagcagggcagggacgaTCCCACTGGAATGGTCTGTGCTAGACTTTGATGCTGGGATGGTCCCAGTTCcctccctgcattcccaggatttctcctgAAGCACcactctggcagcagcagattcAGGATTTAACCCTGGGAGTCTGGGGAGTCATTTCCTTCTTGGCACAGCCATGGATCTACTGCCCATTCCAGGATTTCTCGGGTTAGGTGGGTTtggaattcctgagggaatGGCTGTGATccaacagagaaattaaaaccaGGAATCTGCTCCTTCACTTCCCTCCTAAATAAAAAAGCTGccaaaaaccccattaaaaccCTGGATTATTCCCAGACCTGCTCATGCACAGCATTCCTGGGAAAGCCCTGACTGCTGGGACATCTTCTGGAATCTCCCATCCAAGTGAAGTCACAGCCAACATTCCCAAACCAGAGCATTGAGgaaaaacttcccaaaaaaatgggaggGAGAAACCCCACTTGGATGCTATTTCTAATTGGATTTATCCAGAATTCCAGGagtgggggaatttttttggacTTGGAATGAGAGAGCTCAGCACAGAAGCagttccctgctgccagcccaggacacgGCTCTGCTGTTGGAAAAACATGGATCATGGTTTGTCCACCCAGCTGATCCCACAATTTTCCAACCAACAACTTCTTCCAACAACCCCATCTGGCCGTTTTATCCAAGAAAAATTTCCTGGACAAAACCTGGGAATTTTTAACTAAAGCTTCTCTGGATATTCCCAAACTGGGGGAAATCCCAAAATACTTAAATatcatttaaatattaaaagtcGTTCCAGGATAATCAAGGAATTCATGGGAATGTTCTTTCTTAGGACATGTAAGGTGTCTAATCAGGAATCCTGTCCCAGGGAAGAACTTCTTGTTCAAAACCATGGAATATTCACGGAATGTTTgcaaaaaataaagctaaaaacattttccagtggtttggttttgttggttttttttttcaaaaaaaaaaaaaaaaaaggtttatcCCTGTTTCCAACAGTTTCATGGATAAGAAAGCTCCCTCCCATCACTTTTAGGAAGATCTCTATGTTCCAAGCTTATGTGGGAatgttttggggaatttttggtgcttctttgatttttattgaaTATTCCACACTCCTTAAATTTTCTTGGATGCTCCCATTGAAAATCCTAGTCCTGGCTCCAAACtttaaaaggattttctttcccAACCCTCTTTGGATGAACACATCCATAACCCCCCGTTTTCCATAGGAATCCAACCCCAACGATCTCCTGGGCAGCAGAATCACCACCAAAGGAAATATCCAATACAACTAATTAAAACCAACAATAAAATTGCTGAAAATGAAGGAATTGGTTTAAAAGTGTTGCTCGGAggttaaagaaggaaaagggcGTGGAATGTGTGA
Above is a genomic segment from Zonotrichia leucophrys gambelii isolate GWCS_2022_RI chromosome 3, RI_Zleu_2.0, whole genome shotgun sequence containing:
- the CD93 gene encoding complement component C1q receptor, whose translation is MATLRPLLLLLLLLAWRCGGEDAEVLCADSACYTLHRDESNWKNAQERCQDNGGNLAPAGSAGEAERLRELLASAGWAGPAWLGLTLPRGHCVRPQEPLRGFSWVAGGEQGNFSQWASEPAVTCVSARCVALKPPGPHGPAGWADRACRSTLPAFLCKFSFQGMCGLLPLAGRGTVTYATPFGVRSARLAAAPFGTLAEVRCDSGRAAAFAVCKGPLAGGGFAWHPPGPLCPVDCGHHNGGCQQLCLDVPGEPPRCACHPGYVLAADMASCLAEDSCHPNPCQGSCRPRPGGFECGCEPGYALAADGRGCSDVDECESGPCQHQCHNIPGGFQCLCRPGYRPAGPAGHQCHDVDECAQPHACPQLCINIPGSFRCTCRPGFQRQPGGDSCLDVDECLRDPCPGACRNFPGGYECLCPPGSLRDADGHGCSPGEAIPNRIPESSSIPESSTVIPQSSTVIPQSSGSIPKSSGIPQSSGIPRTTRIPWTTGIPRSLGMPTAGLGAGSDEHSADGPRLLLYYIVGSLVAILLLLAFALALVACRKRAARREKPPAKNAADNYCWVPEQPESRGERR